The region ATCGACACCCTCAAGGAATTGCCCGCCACCCTGATCCTGCGACCGACCGGCTTCGACACCCTGCCGGTACGCATCTGGATCGAAGCCAGCGAGGAAATGCTCGAACACGCGGCCCCCGCCGCCCTGATGCTGGTCATCGGCACCCTGCCGGTGCTCTGGTTCCTCATGCGCCCGGTCAAACAGCGCTGAGCGGGATTTTTCAGGCGCTCTGGAAAAAAACGCAAAGGGCGCAAAGACGCAAAGGACGCAGAGAAAATATATTGTGTAATCTCTTGAGTAACACTTCCGTACCTGGAGAATTTTCCCGCATCAGGTGGCTTAATTTATTGATGTGTAATCAAAGAATTGTGCGATATCAAGTCGCAATAACAAACCAGATGAGCGACTAAAAAACCTCTGCGATCTTTGCGTCTTTGCGTCCTTCGCGTTACTTCCACCATTACTATCTACTGCAAAGACCCAATAAATATCACCGGTATTTCCCCAAATTCACCTTGGCTTCTCTTGCTCAACCCGTTAAGATCACACTATAAGCCACTACCCTGTGGGAGAGTGCAGGCTTGACCTGCCGCCGAAGGCGCAACCGCCCGGAATCGCTCAGGCAAAAGGACCGCGGGGAATAAGGCTGACTCTGGAGAGACCTCGATATGCGGGGCACCGAAGGGGCTGAAGCTCTCAGGTGAAAGGACAGAGGGGCGAAACAAAGCAGCTAACTGCTTATGTTTCGCCCTTTTTTATTTTCACCAGTTAAAGGTTGACCGGGCACCATGAGCGATAAAGTCATTCCAGTTTTCGATTTCTCCCACGAGCCGAATGCCGGGCGTATGCCCCAGTGGATTCGCCAGCCGCTCGGTAATCACGTCAATTATTCCCACACAGCGCGCAGCGTGCACAGCAATACCCTGCACACCGTGTGCGAGGAAGCCCGTTGTCCCAATCGCGGCGAGTGCTGGAGCCAGGGCACGGCCACGTTCATGCTGCTGGGCGATACCTGCACCCGCGCCTGCGGTTTTTGCGCGGTCAAGACCGGCCGTCCCGGCTGGTTCGACGATCAGGAGCCGGAGCGCATTGCCGCGGCTGTGCGCGACATGGGGCTCGACTACGTGGTTCTGACCTCGGTCAATCGTGACGACATGGCCGACGGCGGTGCCACCATCTATGCTGAAACCGTCAAGGCACTGCGGCGCGACAAGCCGGCGATCGGCGTCGAGCTGCTGACCCCCGATTTTCATCGCTGTCAGGAACAGTCCATCGAGATTATGAACGCCGCGCTGCGCCAGGCGGTGCATCCGAGCAGCGAACTGCAGATGGTCTGGGGGCATAACGTGGAGACAGTCCCGTCACTGTATAAACAGGTACGCAAGGGTTCCAGTTATGAACGCTCGCTGGAGATGCTGCGCCTGGCCGCTCTGCAGCCGGGTGTCGAAGCCAAGTCCGCCATCATGCTCGGCCTCGGCGAAAGCCGCGAGGAAGTGCTGCAGGTATTGCGCGATCTGCGCGAGGTCGGCGTCAGCCGCATCGCCATCGGTCAGTACCTGCGCCCCAGCCGCTATCACCTGGCGGTCAAGCGCTATCTGTCGCCGGCCGAGTTTGACGACTATGGCAAACAGGCCCGGGCGCTGGGCTTTGGCTGGGTCAAGTCCGGCCCCATGGTGCGTTCTTCCTATCATGCCGAAGAACAGCAGAACTGATTTTTCTGTTCTTTCTTTTTATCTGATTCAAGAGTAACCAGGCTTATGGGTAACCGTACTCCGCTATACGAAGAACACCTTCGCGCCAACGCCAAGATGGTCGATTTTGGCGGCTGGGACATGCCGATCAACTACGGCTCGCAGATCGAGGAGCATCATCAGGTGCGCCGTGACGCGGGCATGTTCGATGTCTCGCACATGACCATCGTCGATCTGAGCGGCGAAAAGGTAAAACCGTTTTTGCAGTATCTGCTGGCCAACAATGTCGACAAGCTCAAGACTGCCGGCAAGGCCCTGTATACCTGCATGCTCAACGAGCAGGGCGGGGTGATTGACGATCTGATCGTCTATTATCTGGATGATACGTTTTACCGCATGGTGGTTAACGCCGCGACCCGCGACAAGGATCTGGCCTGGATCGAAAAACAGGCCGCCGCTTTCGAGGTCAGCGTCACTGAGCGCGACGAGATGGCGATGATCGCGGTTCAGGGCCCCAATGCCCGCGACAAGGCCCATCAGGTGCTGGGGGGCGAGGCCGCCGACAAACTGGGTGACATGAAACCGTTTGTCATGCGCGAGCTGGGCGAGTTCAAGGTCGCGCGCACCGGTTATACCGGCGAGGACGGCTATGAAATTATTCTGCCGGCGAATCAGGCGGCCGGTTTCTGGCAACAACTGGTCGAGGCCGGTGTCAAACCGACCGGTCTGGGTGCGCGCGATACGCTGCGTCTGGAAGCCGGCATGAATCTGTACGGCCATGATATGGATGAGAACACCACGCCGCTGGAGTCCGGCCTGAGCTGGACCGTGGCCTGGGAGCCGGAAGATCGGGACTTTATTGGCCGCGCCGCCATTGCCAGACAGAAGGCCGACGGCGTCAAACACAAGCTGGTCGGGCTGGTGCTCGAGGATCGCGGCGTGTTGCGCGATCATCAGAAGGTGATTGTCGACGGCAATGAGGCCGGCGAAATCACCAGCGGCAGTTTTTCTCCGACCCTGGGCAAGTCGATCGCCTTTGCCCGGGTTCCGGCCTCGGTCGACACGCATTGCCAGGTGGATGTACGCGGTAAGCCGTTGACCGCCCGGGTTGTCAAGCCGCCGTTTGTGCGTAACGGCAAAGCCTGTATCGACGTTTAAGTATTCAGAACATTTCAGAGGATAAAAATCATGAGCAATATTCCCCAGGAACTGCGGTTCACCAAATCCCATGAGTGGGTCAAACGTGAAGAAGACGGCACGCTGGTTGTCGGTATTACCGATCATGCCCAGCAACTGCTGGGTGATCTGGTGTTCGTCGAAGTCCCGGAAGTCGGTAGCAGTTTTAAAGACAGCGACGACTGTGCCGTGATCGAATCGGTCAAGGCCGCCTCGGACGTTTATTGCCCGATTGCCGGTGAAGTGATCGAAAGCAACGAAGCACTGGCCGATGCCCCGGAAACCATCAATAACGATCCCTATGGTGATGGCTGGATCTTCAAGCTCAAGCCCGAAGACGAAGGGGCCTATGATGCATTGATGGATGCCGATGCGTATGCCGAGGTCGTAGCCGAAGACGAACACTGAATATCCGTCTTCAAACTGAACTTTGATGTAACCAGGTAAACAGAATGCCGTTTATACCCCATACCGAAAAAGATATCGCTGAAATGCTCAAGGCCATCGGGGCCGACAGCATCGAACAGCTGTTTGACGAGATCCCGGAAAACCTGCGCAGTGCCGGGCTGCAGGACGTGCCGACCAGTACCAATGAAATGGAAGTCACCCGGCTGATGCACGAGCGCGCCGATCAGGATGCGCGCACGCTGTGTTTCCTGGGCGCCGGGGCCTATGAACATCATATTCCGGCGGCGGTATGGGAACTGACCACCCGTGGTGAGTTCTATTCGGCCTATACGCCGTATCAGGCGGAAGCCAGCCAGGGCACGCTGCAGCTGCTGTATGAATACCAGACCATGATGGCCAGTCTGACCGGCATGGATGTCTCCAATGCCTCGTTGTATGACGGTGCCTCGTCGCTGGCTGAAGCGGTTCTGATGGCCGTGCGCGCCAATCGTAAATCGAAAGCCAAACGCATTCTGATGCCGCGCACCGTCCATCCGTCCTATCGCAAGGTGGCGCACACCATCGTGCACAATCAGGGCATCGTGCTCGAAGAGCTCGACTACGATCGCAATAGCGGGATTATCGATCCCGACTCGCTGCCCAACGATCCGGGTGATTTCACCGCGCTGGTGATTCCACAGCCCAATTTCTTCGGTAACCTGGAAGAGGTCAATGCGTTGACCGACTGGGCCCATCAACATGGCGCCCTGGTGATTGCGGTGGTCAACCCGACGTCGCTGGCACTGATCGCGCCACCCGGTGAATGGGGCGAAATCGGTGCCGATATCGCCTGCGGTGATGGTCAGCCGCTGGGGGCGCCGCTCTCTTCCGGCGGGCCGTACTTTGGTTTCATGTGCTGTCGCCAGGCCTATGTGCGCCAGATGCCGGGCCGGATTATCGGCCGCACCGTGGATCTGGACGGCAAGGAAGGTTTTGCCCTGACGTTGCAGGCCCGCGAGCAGCACATTCGTCGCTCCAAGGCCACGTCCAATATCTGTACCAACCAGGGCCTGCTGGTGACCGCGGCAACCATTTACATGTCACTGCTCGGTCCCCAGGGACTGCAACGGGTCGCCAGCCACAGCCATGCCAACACCGTGAAACTGGCCGACAAGCTGGTCGACAAACTCGACGGCGCCGAAAAAGTGTTCGATCGCCCGGTATTTCACGAGGTCGTCGTGCGCCTGAAACAGCCGGTACAGGATATTCTGAACAGCCTGTCGGAACAGGGCATTGTTGGCGGTTACCCGCTGAAAGAGGATTATCCGGAACTGGATAACTGTCTGCTGTTGTGTGCAACAGAAACCAAGACCGAGGCCGATCTGGATGCCTTCGTCGAAGCGGTTGAGCGTATCACCAGCCGCCTGTAGTGGCGGACTGTTGTGTGAAAGCAAAAACGGCACAGGCCAAACCCATCCTGTAAGGAGGAGCGTCATGGCACAGATTACATTGCAAGGTGACACCATCAATACCAACGGCGATCTGCCGGCTGTCGGCAGCGCCGCTCCGGCGTTTAAACTGACCACGGCCGATCTGGACGATGTCGGTCTGGATAACTACCCGGGCAAGAAAAAATTGCTCAACATCGTGCCCAGTCTGGATACCCCGGTCTGCGCCACCTCGACCGAGAAATTCAACGAAGCGGCCAGGGGGCGCGATGATGTGGTGATGTTGATCATCGCCGCCGATCTGCCGTTCGCCATGAGCCGTTTTTGTACCGGCGAGAAGCTGGATAACGTGATCCCGCTGTCCATGATGCGCGACAAGAACTTCGCCAAGGACTACGGCGTGCTGATCCAGGACGGCCCGCTGGCCGGCATCACCGCGCGTGCCGTGGTCGTGGTCGATGAAAACGATAAGGTGGTCTACACCGAAATGGTGCCCGAAATTGCCCAGGAGCCGGACTACGACAAGGCCCTGGCGGCGCTGGGTTAGATCCATTTTTCTTCGCTCTGGAAAGTAACGCGGAGGACGCGGAGGCGCAAAGAACGCAGAGAAGTAATTAATGTGTAGACAACAGCCCAGGATATCATTGGGTTTATTAAATACTCTGCGAACTCCGCGTCTCTGCGGTAAAAAATTTAAAAACCAGCTGACACTATGGTTGTATGAATCGTCGATGAGACGTTGTTTGATGAACTTGAGATGAGATTATGTTGATTTTTGAACAATCGAGAAGTGGCCGGACCAATCCGCCGCAGGCCCCGTTGCAGGATGTCGCGATCGATGACATTCCGGATCAGTTTCGACGCCAGTCGAAGCCGAGCCTGCCGGAGGTGTCCGAGATGCAGGCGGTGCGCCATTATACCCGGCTGTCGCAGAAGAACTTCTCCATTGATACCCATTTCTATCCGCTGGGTTCCTGCACCATGAAATACAACCCGCGGGGTTGTAATACCCTGGCGATGTTGCCCGGCTTTTTGCGCCGCCATCCCATGAGCCCGGACAGCATGAGTCAGGGTTTCATGGCCTGCATGTATGAATTGCAGGAGATGCTCAAGGATGTCACCGGGATGAAAGCCGTCTCGATGGCGCCGATGGCTGGCGCTCAGGGTGAGTTCACCGGCGTGGCGATGATTCGCAAGTATCACGAATCCCGTAACGACGAGGCCCGCACCGAGATCCTGGTGCCCGATGCGGCGCACGGCACCAATCCGGCGACCGCCGTGATGTGCAATTACAAGGTGCGCGAGATCCCGACCAATGACGAGGGCGATGTGGATCTGGAAGCCCTGAAAGCCGCGGTCGGTCCACAGACCGCCGGGATCATGCTGACCAATCCGTCGACCCTGGGCGTGTTCGAGCGCAAGATCAAGGAGATTGCCGACATCGTGCACGAGGCCGGTGGCCTGCTGTATTACGACGGGGCCAACCTCAATGCGATTCTGGGCAAGGTGAAGCCAGGCGACATGGGTTTTGACGTGATTCACATGAATCTGCACAAGACCTTCTCCACTCCGCACGGCGGCGGTGGTCCCGGTGCCGGACCGGTCGGTGTCAGCCAGCGGCTGGAGCCCTATCTGCCGGTGCCGCTGCTGAGCAAGGAAGGCGATCAATATCGCTGGCTGACGGATAACGAGCGCCCCGAATCGATCGGCAAGCTGTCCACCTTTATGGGTAATGCCGGGGTTCTGTTGCGGGCCTATATCTATGCCCGTCTGCTGGGCAAGGAAGGCATGCACCGGGTCAGCGAGTTTGCCACATTGAATGCCAACTATATGCAGGCCCGCCTGCGCGAGGCCGGTTTCGAACTGGCCTATCCGCAACGCCGTGCCACGCATGAATTCATCGTGACCCTGCGCAAACAGGCCAAAGAGCTGGGTGTTAACGCGATGGATTTTGCCAAACGGCTGCTCGATTACGGATTCCATGCACCGACCACCTATTTTCCGTTGCTGGTGCCCGAGTGTCTGTTAATCGAGCCGACGGAAACGGAATCGAAGGAAGATATCGACGCCTTTATCGAGGCGATGATCGCCATTCAGGGCGAGGCAGAAAATTCGCCGGAGACGGTGAAACAGGCGCCGCATACCATGCCGGTGCGACGTCTGGATGATGTCAAGGCGGCCAAGGAGCTGGATCTCGCCTGGAAACCCGAATGAATTCGGGTAAACTGGCCGAATGATAAACGAAATCAGGCGCATCTGGCGGGCCGGCGGGTATAGCTGGAAAGGGTTGCGGGCCGCCGCGGCCAACGAGCCGGCAGTGCGTACCGAGCTGATTCTGTTTGTCGTTCTGACGCCCGGCGTATTCTGGCTGGGGCGTAATGCCGTTGAATATGCGTTATTGTTCGGCACCCTGTTTCTGGTGTTGCTGGCCGAACTGTTCAATTCCGCGATTGAAGTTGTCGTGGATCGTATCAGCAGTGAATGGCATGAACTTTCCGGTCGGGCCAAGGATATTGGATCGGCGGCGGTATTTATCGCGCTGATCAATTTTCTGGTTATCTGGGGCCTGCTGCTCTTTGACCGGATCACTAATTAAACGAAAAATCAGGAGTAATCTATGTCTGCATTAATCTGTGGCTCATTTGCCTACGATACCATCATGGTCTTCCCCGACCAGTTCAAGAATCATATCCTTCCCGACAAGGTTCATATTCTGAACGTTTCCTTCCTCGTGCCCGAGATGCGCCGCGAGTTCGGTGGTTGCGCCGGGAACATCGCCTACAATCTGAAACTGCTGGGTGGCGATCCCTTGCCGATGGGCACCGTCGGTACCGATTTTGCTCCCTATGCCGAGTGGATGGATAAAAACGGCATCAGCCGCAAGCATATCAAGGAAGTTAACAGCTATACCGGTCAGGCCTTTATTACCACCGATAAGGACGATAACCAGATTACCGCTTTTCATCCCGGCGCCATGGGCTTCTCCCATGAAAACCGGGTCCAGGATGCCGATGGCGTCAAGGTGGGACTGGTTGCTCCGGACGGCCGTGACGGCATGATTCAGCATGCCGAACAGTTTGCCGAGCAGGGTATCCCGTTTATTTTCGACCCGGGCCAGGGGCTGCCCATGTTTGGCGGCGATGAACTGATGGATTTCGCCGAAAAAGCTAGCTATATCGCGCTGAATGACTACGAGGCGCAGCTGTTCGAGGAGCGCACCGGCAAGTCCCCGCATGAACTGGCGGAAATGGTCGATGCACTGATCATTACCCGCGGTGGTGAAGGCTCGCAAATCTATACTAAACAGCATCGCCATGAAATCCCGACCGCCCCGGTCAAGGGCATCAACGATCCGACCGGTTGCGGCGACGCCTATCGGGCCGGCATTCTGTACGGTTTGCTCAATGACATGGACTGGGAAACCACCGGTCGCATTGCCTCGCTGATGGGGGCGATCAAGGTCGAGTCGACCGGCCCGCAGAACCACAGTTTTACCATGGACGAGTTCAAAAAACGCTACAAAGAAAGCTTCGATATGAGCTTTTAAGAGTAAAAAAGCCCGCTTACGCGGGCTTTTTTATGCGAATATGAGCGGCTATGATTAGTCCAACACACTACCGACAAGTCGAGCTGCCATGAAGACCTCCATTTGCCAGTGCGGCAACACCCTGCATTTTGAGAACAGCCAATGCATTGTTTGTGGCCGTAAACTCGGTTTCATTCGCGAGGATATGCAGCTCAGTGCGCTGGAATCTGCCGGCGAAGGCGTGTGGCGATCCCTGGCCAATGGCCGCAACTACCGGCTGTGTGACAACTACGCCCAATACGATATCTGCAACTGGCTGGTGCCGGTGGACGAGGGGAAAAAATATTGTGCTTCCTGTCGCCTGAACCAGATCATTCCCAACCTGTCACAGGGGCAGAATCTCAAACTCTGGCACCGGATTGAACTGGCCAAACGGCGTCTGCTGTATACCCTTTACCGGCTGGAGCTGCCGGTGGTGGGGCGTCGGGACGATCCGCAACAGGGACTCGCCTTCAAGTTTATGCAGGACCAGAATCGGCGTGACGAGTTCAGCAATACCCTGACCGGTGTTAACCAGGTGATGACCGGCCATCACAAGGGCATCATTACCATCAACATTCGCGAAGCGGAGGATAGCGCCCGCGAACAGATGCGCGAGCAGATGAACGAAGGTTACCGGACCCTGCTTGGCCATTTTCGTCACGAGATCGGGCACTATTACTGGGAGCGATTGATCCGGTTTGGCGGGCGGCTGGACGATTTCAGGGCGTTGTTCGGGGATGAGCGTCTGGATTATCAAAGTGCGCTTGAGAATTATTATACGCAGGAGCCCACCTCAAGCTGGCAGGACGGATTTATCAGTGGTTATGCCAGCGCCCATCCCTGGGAAGACTGGGCGGAAACCTGGGCGCATTATCTGCACATGGTGGATACCCTGGAAACCGCCAACGATATCGGTTTTCGTATCCAGAACGATCCCCATGCGGCCAGCGATAACCGCGGCGAAAGCGATCTCTCCTCGGTCAAAGGCGCCAACTTCGATGCCCTGATGGACGACTGGACCAGCCTGACCATCGGCCTCAATGCCCTCAATCGCAGCATGGGCCTGCCGGATGCCTACCCCTTCGTCCTCTCGGCTCCGGTACTGGAAAAACTCCGCTTTGTCCATCATCTCATAACCGATCGTCAGGGGTGAATCACCCCTTTTCATTGCGCAAAAAATAACGCAAAGGTCGCAAAGACGCAAAGGACGCGGAGAATCAAAATAAATAATCGTTAATATTGAGTCTTAAGCATTGAATACTTGTATTCGATATTTCGGATACTCTACATAGAGCTTCGATTCTCTCCCAGAGGCCATAACCTGCCAAATTGAACACAATAATCACTTTGCGTTCTCTGCGTCTTTGCGTCCTCCGCGTTAATTCCACAGAAAATAAAAATGAGGCAAGAACTTTCCGGGGGTTACTCTTCTTCCCAGTCGAAGCGGGGCAGGCGGTTGAAGGAGCGTTTGAGGCCTTCGTTCCAGCGTTTTTGCAGGGATTTGTAGATCGGGGAGTTGAGTGTCAGGGTGATGTGCCGTGGCGCTTCCAGGCTGTTGACCTGATAGATCGCCAGTTCCAGCGGCGGACCGACGGAGATGTTACTGCGCATGGTGGAATCGAGCGAGACCAGGGCGCAGCGGGCGGCGTCTTCCAGCGAAGTAGAGGCGCCGATAATCCGATCCAGGATGGGTTTGCCGTATTTGTTCTCGCCGATTTGCAAAAATGGCGTTTCCGGGGAGGCGCTGATGTAGTTACCCTGGGGGTAGATCAGGTAAATTTCCGGATCCTTGCCGGCGATTTGCCCGCCCAGGATGAAACTGGCCTCGGCGCTGCTTTTGGAGCCTTCCATCGCGGGTGCATGCTGTTGTTGCTCGCGCTGACTGAGCTTGCCGACATAGTGAGCCGCCTCGTAAAGGTGACCGGCGAGGGCGAGATTCATCCCGGCGTCGGGATCTTCCAGGTCCTTGTGGATATGATTGATCACGGCCTGGGACGTGGCCAGGTTGCCGGCGGTGAGGATGACAACGCTCCGCTCGCCGGGCCAGTTGAAACGGTGCATCTTGCTGTAGGTGGTGACGTAATCCACCCCCGCATTGGTCCGCGAGTCCGAGGCGAAGACCAGGCCCTTGTTGACCCGAATAGCGAGACAATAAGTCATGTTATTAATCGAATACCCGTCGTAAAGAAGCGTACAAATGGATGGTAACAGCCTGACTTATGGTCGTATATTTGCCTGGGATTGTCCATCACGTTATGCTTGAAGCGATATAATCAGAAGGTTATCAACACCATGGCGATACGCTGGGGCAGCTACAAGGTCAAGGGAATTTACGATGAGCTGATACGGGTCAGCGGGCGGCCACGCCCGGCGGCAAAGGTCCTGTGTGACTATCTGCGCGCGCTCAAGGACCGGGATATTGAAGAGTACCGGGCGGCGGCCGAGACCGCCATCCATGTCATGGGGATTACCTTTACGGTTTATACCGAAGAGGAGGGCTCCATCGATCGGGCCTGGCCGTTCGATATTATTCCCCGCATCATCGACCGCAAGGAATGGCAGCAGGTGGAAGCCGGGCTCAAGCAGCGGGTCAAGGCGCTGAACCTGTTCATTGACGATCTCTATCACCAGCAACAGATCGTCAAGGACGGGGTTTTTCCCGAAGAGCTGCTCAAGGATTCGAAAAACTTCCGCCCCCAGTGTGTGGGTGTTGACCCCCCGCATGGTATCTGGGCGCACATCTGTGGTTCGGATCTGGTGCGCGACAGCGACGGGACGATCTATGTTCTGGAGGATAACCTGCGTGTCCCCTCCGGGGTTTCCT is a window of Thiohalophilus sp. DNA encoding:
- the lipA gene encoding lipoyl synthase, with the protein product MSDKVIPVFDFSHEPNAGRMPQWIRQPLGNHVNYSHTARSVHSNTLHTVCEEARCPNRGECWSQGTATFMLLGDTCTRACGFCAVKTGRPGWFDDQEPERIAAAVRDMGLDYVVLTSVNRDDMADGGATIYAETVKALRRDKPAIGVELLTPDFHRCQEQSIEIMNAALRQAVHPSSELQMVWGHNVETVPSLYKQVRKGSSYERSLEMLRLAALQPGVEAKSAIMLGLGESREEVLQVLRDLREVGVSRIAIGQYLRPSRYHLAVKRYLSPAEFDDYGKQARALGFGWVKSGPMVRSSYHAEEQQN
- the gcvT gene encoding glycine cleavage system aminomethyltransferase GcvT, coding for MGNRTPLYEEHLRANAKMVDFGGWDMPINYGSQIEEHHQVRRDAGMFDVSHMTIVDLSGEKVKPFLQYLLANNVDKLKTAGKALYTCMLNEQGGVIDDLIVYYLDDTFYRMVVNAATRDKDLAWIEKQAAAFEVSVTERDEMAMIAVQGPNARDKAHQVLGGEAADKLGDMKPFVMRELGEFKVARTGYTGEDGYEIILPANQAAGFWQQLVEAGVKPTGLGARDTLRLEAGMNLYGHDMDENTTPLESGLSWTVAWEPEDRDFIGRAAIARQKADGVKHKLVGLVLEDRGVLRDHQKVIVDGNEAGEITSGSFSPTLGKSIAFARVPASVDTHCQVDVRGKPLTARVVKPPFVRNGKACIDV
- the gcvH gene encoding glycine cleavage system protein GcvH, whose amino-acid sequence is MSNIPQELRFTKSHEWVKREEDGTLVVGITDHAQQLLGDLVFVEVPEVGSSFKDSDDCAVIESVKAASDVYCPIAGEVIESNEALADAPETINNDPYGDGWIFKLKPEDEGAYDALMDADAYAEVVAEDEH
- the gcvPA gene encoding aminomethyl-transferring glycine dehydrogenase subunit GcvPA is translated as MPFIPHTEKDIAEMLKAIGADSIEQLFDEIPENLRSAGLQDVPTSTNEMEVTRLMHERADQDARTLCFLGAGAYEHHIPAAVWELTTRGEFYSAYTPYQAEASQGTLQLLYEYQTMMASLTGMDVSNASLYDGASSLAEAVLMAVRANRKSKAKRILMPRTVHPSYRKVAHTIVHNQGIVLEELDYDRNSGIIDPDSLPNDPGDFTALVIPQPNFFGNLEEVNALTDWAHQHGALVIAVVNPTSLALIAPPGEWGEIGADIACGDGQPLGAPLSSGGPYFGFMCCRQAYVRQMPGRIIGRTVDLDGKEGFALTLQAREQHIRRSKATSNICTNQGLLVTAATIYMSLLGPQGLQRVASHSHANTVKLADKLVDKLDGAEKVFDRPVFHEVVVRLKQPVQDILNSLSEQGIVGGYPLKEDYPELDNCLLLCATETKTEADLDAFVEAVERITSRL
- the tpx gene encoding thiol peroxidase, whose amino-acid sequence is MAQITLQGDTINTNGDLPAVGSAAPAFKLTTADLDDVGLDNYPGKKKLLNIVPSLDTPVCATSTEKFNEAARGRDDVVMLIIAADLPFAMSRFCTGEKLDNVIPLSMMRDKNFAKDYGVLIQDGPLAGITARAVVVVDENDKVVYTEMVPEIAQEPDYDKALAALG
- the gcvPB gene encoding aminomethyl-transferring glycine dehydrogenase subunit GcvPB: MLIFEQSRSGRTNPPQAPLQDVAIDDIPDQFRRQSKPSLPEVSEMQAVRHYTRLSQKNFSIDTHFYPLGSCTMKYNPRGCNTLAMLPGFLRRHPMSPDSMSQGFMACMYELQEMLKDVTGMKAVSMAPMAGAQGEFTGVAMIRKYHESRNDEARTEILVPDAAHGTNPATAVMCNYKVREIPTNDEGDVDLEALKAAVGPQTAGIMLTNPSTLGVFERKIKEIADIVHEAGGLLYYDGANLNAILGKVKPGDMGFDVIHMNLHKTFSTPHGGGGPGAGPVGVSQRLEPYLPVPLLSKEGDQYRWLTDNERPESIGKLSTFMGNAGVLLRAYIYARLLGKEGMHRVSEFATLNANYMQARLREAGFELAYPQRRATHEFIVTLRKQAKELGVNAMDFAKRLLDYGFHAPTTYFPLLVPECLLIEPTETESKEDIDAFIEAMIAIQGEAENSPETVKQAPHTMPVRRLDDVKAAKELDLAWKPE
- a CDS encoding diacylglycerol kinase, giving the protein MINEIRRIWRAGGYSWKGLRAAAANEPAVRTELILFVVLTPGVFWLGRNAVEYALLFGTLFLVLLAELFNSAIEVVVDRISSEWHELSGRAKDIGSAAVFIALINFLVIWGLLLFDRITN
- a CDS encoding carbohydrate kinase family protein, giving the protein MSALICGSFAYDTIMVFPDQFKNHILPDKVHILNVSFLVPEMRREFGGCAGNIAYNLKLLGGDPLPMGTVGTDFAPYAEWMDKNGISRKHIKEVNSYTGQAFITTDKDDNQITAFHPGAMGFSHENRVQDADGVKVGLVAPDGRDGMIQHAEQFAEQGIPFIFDPGQGLPMFGGDELMDFAEKASYIALNDYEAQLFEERTGKSPHELAEMVDALIITRGGEGSQIYTKQHRHEIPTAPVKGINDPTGCGDAYRAGILYGLLNDMDWETTGRIASLMGAIKVESTGPQNHSFTMDEFKKRYKESFDMSF
- a CDS encoding putative zinc-binding peptidase, with protein sequence MKTSICQCGNTLHFENSQCIVCGRKLGFIREDMQLSALESAGEGVWRSLANGRNYRLCDNYAQYDICNWLVPVDEGKKYCASCRLNQIIPNLSQGQNLKLWHRIELAKRRLLYTLYRLELPVVGRRDDPQQGLAFKFMQDQNRRDEFSNTLTGVNQVMTGHHKGIITINIREAEDSAREQMREQMNEGYRTLLGHFRHEIGHYYWERLIRFGGRLDDFRALFGDERLDYQSALENYYTQEPTSSWQDGFISGYASAHPWEDWAETWAHYLHMVDTLETANDIGFRIQNDPHAASDNRGESDLSSVKGANFDALMDDWTSLTIGLNALNRSMGLPDAYPFVLSAPVLEKLRFVHHLITDRQG
- a CDS encoding proteasome-type protease, translated to MTYCLAIRVNKGLVFASDSRTNAGVDYVTTYSKMHRFNWPGERSVVILTAGNLATSQAVINHIHKDLEDPDAGMNLALAGHLYEAAHYVGKLSQREQQQHAPAMEGSKSSAEASFILGGQIAGKDPEIYLIYPQGNYISASPETPFLQIGENKYGKPILDRIIGASTSLEDAARCALVSLDSTMRSNISVGPPLELAIYQVNSLEAPRHITLTLNSPIYKSLQKRWNEGLKRSFNRLPRFDWEEE